The Vigna unguiculata cultivar IT97K-499-35 chromosome 1, ASM411807v1, whole genome shotgun sequence nucleotide sequence tttaacaagattaaatttatttaaattaatattttacattgaactttacttaaaattgttttaaagttgctaatagaaaataatgctaatagaaaaaattcaataaattatattgatattttattacatcatactttaataatatttttttatttaaatttaaatttcaaaaagttgtatatttttaaaatgtgtaaagtttaatcatttctatacaaatgtttgaGTCGctggaaaaataataattatataaattttaaaataattttaaccaatttatataaccattgaaaacaaataaatttaaaagttgaaacaattttaaataaagttgaatGTTAAACacagatttaaataaatatagttttgttaaaaatatataataaaaatattaatttgaataaaaatgtcaaatttaataaaaatatttgtataacatttatataaaaattaatttttgtttcaatttggagacggatgaaattgcacaatttttataaaaattgagactaaattgagataaaataaaattacaataaccaaattgagaatgagagaATGACACTTGACTTAAGAGTGACATGTGATATTGCCATTGTGTTACTTGTCACGTGTTACTGTCCCGTGGCATGACGTGAATTTGAcatgtgataatttttttttaaattaaaaaaataaataacaaattaaaaaaaattaaaaattaaaagaaaaaaatcaaaaactgaTACGTAATTACTACATTagtcttttttaaattaaaagttaaaataaagaataattaaaaaaatggataagaattataattttttattgataataattacaaatcaataatttgttattttttaattaaaattaattgataatgaagaattttcttttattacgtGATGTAAATCatgataataaatttcaaaagttctataacttattaaaaatatgacaAAACTCACCACCAGTGACCCTTGCTTCAATGTTAGAAAAATTGTGTATATTACATTAACAttagaaaaaattcattaaattttcTAACATGAGATCACATATCTCCAACcacaaaaatgtatatatatatatatatatatatatatatatatatatatatattcatcctCTTATCATTATTAACTCCAGTATTAGCAAGCTTCACAAAATCACCTTAACATTACAAGTTGAGATTGTTTACTAAAGTATGTTcagagatttttatttttatttttgagaaaaaatgttaaaattgttaaatcatattttgattTCAGTTTTAATAAAACTCTTAGTTTGAATATATTTGATgtaaatttttacttaaaaaaataataagcatCAAGAGCAGCGTAAAAAGTCGTGTTTAAAACAAATACTTGAGTGTACGTAATTTGGGTCATGTCTCCTTCAAATCCAACTAATTGATGTGTGAGTTTCATGCAGTGCTTACTATTTCACcataaaaattaagtaaaaaaggGTTAGGAATTGAGATAACCCTGCGGGGTTTTTGAGTTGGTAAACATGGCAACATCATATTGCACTAAACTTATAAAACAACATGTAAAACGTTCTTATTGTTTTTGCTACGAAAAAACACctacataatttattatttaatttaactttctaTCACTTTCAgcaacttaaaaaattaaaatagttcacacaaaattatatttttaaggtgTGGTACACTTATTTTAAATCAATGCCTCTTATACACGTAACATGAGTAATCCTTTTGAAAAATAAGACACCACTCACTTTATGACTAAATATAAGTCACACTTATCCAAACAATAAAAGcgaattaattaataatgtatatatatcaTTTAGGTTAAGTGAAGTTTAatcttaatatttctttatttatctttttttcaaaGTTTATTGATAGTTTTAAGTTCAAATAACATTTTACAAAGGTACACTTTATATTATACCTGATAAAATAATATCAGGTTACTTTAatctaaaattagaattagttcttttacaaaatttcaatatattttagtctctaaattttaaaaaaaaattgaatataattattttaatctaattacattattattttttacatgttaaatgtgtttcatgttagTATGAGAGTTGTTTACAAAGTTTGACACACGGTTCAATATTAGAAAATACGTGTTCGacacatcaataaaatttaatataattgagttaaaatgactatGTACATTCAATCTTAAAGTTTATGGACCAAAATATACCGAAGTTTCGAATAAAAAACGAATTCCAACAATGGATTAAAGTTCAgatactaaaaacataattaatctaATAGTattcttttaactaattttaaatttttacacgAGTTCAATCTTGATTAATATTAACTTTTGTAAAACATATAACAGCTTACTTTCATAAAATAGTGAAAGCCTTTCATTAAATTGAACTGAAATAATCACTAAACTTTACACAAAAACCCCacgattttatttaattaaattttgtttcaaataacattaacaattaattaaattaacacttttaattaaattttatgtttcaaatggtgaaattgaaagaagatAAACACAGGGaattctaaaaatgaaaaaaacacacacattaTTTACACAACattgattactttttttatctttaaatagaACAATGTAAAAAGGAAATTTCTCAATCTTATTAAGCCGCTAGaagtaaaatgttaaaattcatTGAGAACTACTTAACTGTGAACAATTTCATTTAACAAATAACACCAATAAAATCCACAGATTTATGataaatgaaaactaaatttttgCGTCAAAGTTTATAGAActaaacaataacaaaattttagcTGAATATCCTTAAACGAGTGGTGAACAGCTGTGAAAAACAGAGTTAAGTGATCGACTTTGTATGTAGTCATTAGTCTTCAATTACCCAACTTTCTTACGTTATACtcttacaattattattatttgatgatCTAATTTCTTATGTCATTCAATGACACACGTTCTTCCCccatataataataacataataatgcAAACAAAGTTCTGTTCTGCGTGAAGAAACTGTCAAAGTACGTATAAATCTGCAGGATGCTATTTGTTTACGCAAAAACCAGCTTTGCCCACAAATGCAGAAGAAACTTCTtaccaataaaaaaaagtaggaaACTGCAGGGTTATTAAtcaaacatttaataatatagTTCCTAGATAAGGTAAggtattatataatataatcttGGGTTCGTAATTATGGCGATTCTTGAGCCTTAATCACCGTTCTCGAATCTCATGCTACTGTGATTAACATAATTACACCATCAAGAAAGAAATTGAGTGTTCGTGAAGCTGCTGAAACCAACCAagttttttaaaacaaacaagCGGGTCTTATTCCCAACAACATAtccacaaaagaaaaagaacaatttGACTATTTTTCGCACAGAAAAAAAGTGTAGGGTAGGTACCCTTTAAATAACCCACAAAACAAAGGGTAAAACAGTAATTAAAAAGAGTTGGCACCCCATATAAACTACAACAACAGCTCTCAAAAACATGGACCAAACCAAACACATGTAACActcatcactctctctctctctctcagaCACTGTTTCTTTCTATGTACCTGCTCCTTTAGTAACACACAAAAATGTTTAGCCCTTCTCATCTAAAAACCTTGCACCCTCTTCAAGTTTTCTCACTGAAACAACCTTCGTCTTCAACCATAAGCTCCATGAAGTTGAAGAGAATCGTCCACACCCTCATAATCTCCCACTTGTGCCGAATCATTCGTGCACTCTCCAAAGTCAAAGCTGTGGTGGTTGAGATTCTCAAGGACAATTCAAGCATCCACAAAAAGCATTTCAGCAACAGGCGCAAGAAGATCATCTTAGGCTCCTTCAGGCTTCACTACAACTGGTGCTCCTCCAAATCCTCACACGTGTTACCGGTTCCAGAACCGGTTTTCGAAGGGTTGGGTTCGGGAGAGGCACAAGGTGAAGATTGCCCCTACCTTCGGTGGCTTGAAGAGAAAAAGGTTGAAGAGAAGAAGGGTGCAGGTGCAGGTGGTGCAAAAGATGAGCATGAAATGAATGAGATTGATGTTTTAGCAGAAATGTTCATTGCGAATTGCCACGAGAAGTTCAGGTTGGAGAAGCAAGAGTCTGAT carries:
- the LOC114177463 gene encoding uncharacterized protein LOC114177463, with product MFSPSHLKTLHPLQVFSLKQPSSSTISSMKLKRIVHTLIISHLCRIIRALSKVKAVVVEILKDNSSIHKKHFSNRRKKIILGSFRLHYNWCSSKSSHVLPVPEPVFEGLGSGEAQGEDCPYLRWLEEKKVEEKKGAGAGGAKDEHEMNEIDVLAEMFIANCHEKFRLEKQESDRRFQEMLARSM